One window from the genome of Plasmodium reichenowi strain SY57 chromosome 8, whole genome shotgun sequence encodes:
- a CDS encoding hypothetical protein (conserved Plasmodium protein, unknown function~part of same gene as PRSY57_0821700B~gap found within coding sequence), protein MSYLLDDKKIILKNLITKNESIKTENENMTLENKALLCLIKKYEEKNKFLNVVEYIHYVCTNLYRYEENLNYNITYDEFLKDLKKHLKENILDYKHILENILLRTDINYINEQKYLGDTLPEQNIVNDILSKKKIYDITFEEVKNTSMKREYSMENIKTNVKTESKDISLNKEECNKDDHVQEDNNDKYNGLQGKNREKNICRNWKDEKSEHEFYQLQSFEKNENREWFRVDPNLNLKEKQQLIYNEIEKLKNEIKKITVHSESTKIIISSMICQSKIFLYELEDNIKDYKILKEKIMNDKYLLKKGDYINEVYNGIIQNQKIKIDNVKKTNKTLLNLYNKKFSNINYIISLNENINNVDFLYLNVLIHNRKLQYDDLMKEHENNYNHLRKLLSNMSNIQNKITEYTNKEKEILSNIEKNNDSLNLLDNLIVDITNKIDTNMDITN, encoded by the exons atgAGTTATTTATTAGATGATAAAAagattatattaaaaaatttaattacaaaaaatgaAAGCATAAAG ACAGAAAATGAGAATATGACTTTGGAAAATAAAGCTTTGCTTTgcttaataaaaaaatatgaagaaaaaaataaatttctGAACGTTGTTgaatatattcattatgTGTGTACGAATTTATACAGGTATGAAGAGAACTTAAATTACAACATCACGTATGATGAATTCTTAaaagatttaaaaaaacatttaaaggaaaatattttgGATTATAAGCATATATTAgaaaacatattattaagaacagatataaattatataaatgaacaaaaGTATTTAGGTGATACGTTACCTGAACAAAATATTGTAAATGATATTTTGtcaaaaaagaaaatatacGATATAACTTTTGAAGAGGTAAAAAATACTTCAATGAAAAGAGAATATTCAATGGAAAACATAAAGACAAATGTAAAGACAGAAAGTAAAGatatatcattaaataaagaagagTGTAATAAAGATGATCATGTCCAAG aggataataatgataaatataatggGTTGCAAGGTAAAAATAGggagaaaaatatttgcAGAAATTGGAAAGATGAAAAATCAGAACATGAATTTTATCAGCTCCAAAGTTTTGAGAAGAATGAAAATAGAGAAT GGTTTAGGGTAGACCCTAATTTAAATTTGAAAGAAAAACAACAACTGATTTATAACGAAATCgagaaattaaaaaacgagataaaaaaaataactGTACATTCCGAAAgtacaaaaataattatatccTCTATGATATGTCaaagtaaaatatttttatatgaactagaagataatataaaggattacaaaatattgaaagaaaaaattatgaatgataaatatttattaaaaaaaggagATTACATAAATGAAGTATATAATGGGATAATAcaaaatcaaaaaataaaaatagataatgttaagaaaacaaataaaaccttattaaatttgtataataaaaaattctcaaatataaattatataatatctcttaatgaaaatataaataatgtggattttctttatcttaatgttttaatacataataGAAAGTTACAATATGATGACCTCATGAAGGAACAcgaaaataattataatcatttaa GGAAACTCCTCAGCAATATGAGCAacatacaaaataaaatcacAGAATATACAAACAAGGAAAAGGAAATTTTATCAAATATAGAGAAAAACAATGATAGCTTAAATCTTCTAGACAATTTAATAGTAGACattacaaataaaatagataCTAATATGGACATAACCAATAA
- a CDS encoding small nuclear ribonucleoprotein G, putative, whose amino-acid sequence MTLTVGKAGPASDFRKFMEKRLQIYLNGNRQVVGILRGYDTFMNLVLDNTMEIKKDEQIDIGVVVIRGNSISYWECLDKVNIK is encoded by the exons aTGACTTTAACTGTTGGAAAGGCAGGGCCAGCATCTGATTTTCGAAAATTTATGGAAAAGAGATTGCAAA TTTACTTAAATGGTAATAGACAAGTTGTCGGAATATTAAGGGGCTATGACACCTTTATGAATTTAGTTTTAGATAATACAATGGagataaaaaaagatgaaCAAATTGATATAGGTGTGGTTGTAATAAGAGGAAATAGTATATCTTATTGGGAATGTTTAGACAAagttaatataaaatga